In Leuconostoc kimchii IMSNU 11154, one genomic interval encodes:
- a CDS encoding DUF4044 domain-containing protein yields the protein MTDEQHSRPVNAKLQAEIDAKLNQHRVPKSKPKSRTRIEKMILTMSWVMIILLVGGVFYAAISSLGWF from the coding sequence ATGACAGACGAACAACATTCGCGACCTGTTAATGCTAAATTACAAGCAGAAATTGACGCAAAATTAAATCAACATCGTGTACCAAAAAGCAAACCGAAATCACGCACTCGCATTGAAAAGATGATACTTACTATGTCTTGGGTCATGATTATTTTACTCGTTGGTGGTGTTTTCTACGCCGCTATTAGCTCACTGGGATGGTTTTAA
- a CDS encoding DUF3397 family protein, protein MQWWFGPIGAVVIILIIFVLKKWTRLRKLKLKTLDISVIPLWILLHYTMGYRFGVSWILWFVIVWCLIGSILSWVLLQNKWHWRSFWYKFWEWSGLLGGVLLLIVTIVGFTTH, encoded by the coding sequence ATGCAATGGTGGTTTGGGCCAATAGGAGCGGTTGTTATTATTTTAATCATTTTTGTATTAAAAAAGTGGACACGACTGCGTAAACTTAAACTTAAAACGTTAGATATAAGTGTGATTCCCTTGTGGATTCTATTACATTACACGATGGGTTATCGTTTTGGTGTGAGTTGGATTTTATGGTTTGTTATCGTTTGGTGTCTGATTGGGTCAATTTTGTCGTGGGTTTTACTACAAAATAAATGGCATTGGCGTTCGTTTTGGTATAAATTTTGGGAATGGAGTGGGTTATTAGGTGGTGTCTTGCTGTTAATTGTTACAATTGTGGGTTTCACAACCCACTGA
- the mraZ gene encoding division/cell wall cluster transcriptional repressor MraZ → MFMGEYSHTLDTKGRLIIPAKFRNQLGDKFIVTRWMEHALRAMPMPIWEKLEEQLNQLPLGKKEARQFKRFVLAGAMEAEIDKQGRIIIPSNLKAYASLEKSVTVTGSGDSFEIWSSENWHDYTLATAEDFDEIAEGLVDFDF, encoded by the coding sequence ATGTTTATGGGCGAATATTCACATACGCTCGATACAAAAGGGCGACTTATTATCCCAGCAAAATTCCGTAACCAGTTAGGCGATAAATTTATCGTAACACGTTGGATGGAACATGCTTTACGCGCCATGCCAATGCCGATCTGGGAAAAATTAGAAGAACAACTGAACCAGCTACCATTAGGTAAAAAAGAAGCACGTCAATTTAAACGTTTTGTTTTAGCAGGTGCTATGGAAGCAGAAATTGATAAACAAGGACGTATTATAATTCCGTCTAATTTGAAAGCATACGCTTCACTTGAAAAAAGTGTGACTGTCACAGGATCTGGTGATTCCTTTGAAATTTGGAGTTCAGAAAACTGGCACGATTATACACTTGCAACTGCCGAAGATTTTGATGAAATTGCAGAGGGACTAGTTGACTTCGACTTCTAG